The nucleotide sequence TACTTTTTTTTGCATATCTAGTTGTTTTGACATACTAGACATCTTTAAAAGTTCGCCTTCTTGTATTCTTTCTATAGTCAAACCGCTTTTAAACAAAGGCATAGTAAAGCGAATCATAGTTTCAACCTTATTATCTTCATCGCCAAATCTCGCATCGTCTTTGTAATCCGAATTTGAAAATCCTACGCTAAAATCTACTGTTGGAAGCACTCCAGTCATTCTTTTATTTTTCTCTTCAGTTGCTATTTGAGTAGAAATTTCACTTTGTTTATAGTCTAAATTTGCAAAAATATTCTCATATTGACTTAAATTTAAATTGCTAAAAAATTCAAGATCCATATTTTCAAAACTATTTTTTACTCCAACTTCCTCACCTACATACTTTGCAAGGCTTAATTTCGCTACTTCTATCTGCCTTAAAGCTTTATTTACATCTAATATCGCTTCATCATAGCGCACTTTGGCTTCGAGAGTATCCATTTTATTTGTAAGTCCCATATCAAGGGACTTTTGCATTTGATCATATTTGGCTTTATTTGCACTTTCATAACTTTTAGCCAATTTTAAACTCTCATTTGCATAAGCTAGTTTGAAGTATGCTTCTGCGACTTTCTTTGCTAAGCCTTGTTTAGATCCGTCATATACTATTGAGTAACCGCTTTCTCTTAGAACTTCTTGTTTCCTTTGATACCAAAGTTCAGGACGAAATAGAGGCTGAGTGAGAGTTACTCCGTATTTCGTAAAAGTTTCATCCATTCTTTCTTTTCCATACCTGCCACTACTCTTGTCATATCTTTCGCCATTATATAGTATCTGAGCATCTATGCTAGGTAGCATCGAGGAAGTAGCTTGTTTTCTTCTCTCACTAGATGCTAAATTTTCATACATACTAGCTTTGACTTCTTCATCGTTACTAAGAGCTAACTCATACGCCGTTGAAAGACTTATATCATTAGCAAATATACATATGGGAAGTAGCGCCATTATAACTATTTTAGTCTTCATTGAATGCCCTTTGGAACATATCTGTAAATGGTTTTATGATATAGCTTAATACTGTTCTTTCACCTGTTTTTACTATGATTTCAGCAGGCATTCCAGGAACTAGAAAAAATCCATTTTTCTTGACTTCCTCTATACCTTGTTTGGTTAATTTGGCTTTTATTTCATAGTACGGATTTCCGTGCGAATCTTTTAGCGTATCTGCTGATACGTATGTAACTTCGCCTTCTATAACATGGGCTGTTTTACTATTAAACGCACTAAATCTTATATCTGCTGGTAAGCCTATATGAATTTTATCTATATCAGTAACGTGCATTTTTGCTTCCATTATATAGTCGCTATCGTCTGGAACTATGCTCATTATAGCTTCACCAGGACGTACAACTCCTCCTATGGTATGAGTAACTAACTCTACTACTATACCATCAACAGGAGCTTTTACCAATGCTCTGTCTTGCTGATCATCAAGTGCTCTTAATCTAGCACCAAGATCGGTTAATTTTAATTTAGCTTCTTCGTATTTTTTCAGTATATCTTCTTTGAATGTTCGTTCGCGAAACAAAATTTGTTGCTTTGTTTCGGTGATTTGAACATTTAATTTTGCTATATCAGAAATTCCAGACGCGATCTCACCGCCTGCTGCAGTTTTTTCTCTTTGTATATCTCTTAATCTGATTTTGTCTGTTAGTTGCTCTTTAAATAGCCTTTCCCACTCTTTTGTTTCTTCATTCAAAGACTCAACTCTCTGTTTTTTTGCATCCACTATAGCGTTTGTGCCTTCTATCTGTTTTCTTAGCTGGTCTATTCTTTGATTTAGTATGGTTGTCTCATCTTTTAAAAGCTTATTTTGTTCATTAAATATGCTTATTTGTCCTTTTGATGCAGACTCAAAATCCGGATAACTCTTCACATCATCGCTAAATTCTATCTGGTCTTTATTGTCTCTTTGTGCTTCTAAGCGGCTTACTAGAACACTAGTTTGGAGATATTCGCTTTTGACTATATCTAATTCGCTATTTAGTCTAGCGTTTTTTATCTCTATTAGTACTTGACCTTTTTTTACTACGTCTCCGTCTTTTACATATATTTTATCTACTACGCCGCCCTCTAAGTGTTGAATAACCTTTTTATTGCTTAAAACACTGACTTGACCGGGTGCTACGACGGCGCTATTTAACGGTGCAGTTCCCATCCACACTCCAAAAATACCCACCAGCAAAAATATCACAAACAGACCTAGCTTTACTGTTCCGCTTTCGCTTTTTAGTACCATTATTCATCTTCCTTTGCATCATCTAAGCTTATACTAGCAGCAGCTGTTTTTACCTGTTTAGTAGCAGGAGCAGCACTACTCGAAAGTTTGGCTAATACCGCATCTCTCTCACCAAAATACACCAACTGACCGGCATTTAACACGGCTATTTTATCTACAGCTTGCAACACGTTTAGCTTATGTGTTATTAAAATTATAGTAGCTTTACCTTTCATAGCAAGAAGCGCAGCATATAGTGCTCTTTCTCCTTCTTCATCTAGACTTGCGTTTGGTTCATCTAGAACTATAATTTTTGGATTTTTGTACAATGCTCTAGCCAAAGCTACTCTTTGTCTTTGACCGCCACTCAAACTCATACCGCCTAATCCTATTTTCGTATCATAACCATCAGGAAGTCTTAGTATCATATCATGTACATTTGCACTCTTAGCCGCTTCTACTACAGCAGTGCTATCAAGCTCGCCAAATCTCGCTATATTTTCAGCTATAGTTCCTTCAAACAACTCTACATCTTGTGGCAAATAACCAACAAATCCTCCAAGCGCATCACTATAATACTGATTTATATCCGCAGAATCTACTCTTACTACTCCATGTGCCACCGGCCAAATTCCAAGCATAGCTCTAGCTAATGAGCTTTTACCTGCTGCACTAGGTCCTATTATGGCGCACATATCTCCTGCATCTAGTGTAAAACTTACTCCGATAAGACTTGGCTGTTTTGCACTTGGCGGAATCAAACTAATAGCCTCACATGCTATATCTCCTCTAGGATCAGGCAAACTTAGCTTATCTTTTTCAACAGGAAAATCATGCAAGAACTTATCAAGTCTTTCATAACTCTCTTTTGTATTTTTATAGCTTTTCCAGCTAGCTATAAGTATATCAAGCGGTGCTAAAGCCCTACCTAGTAGTATCGAGCCAGCTATCATCATTCCTGGGCTTACTTCCATTTTTAATACCAAATACGCACCAAGTCCTAGCATCATAGATTGAGACGTTACTCTAATAGCTTTTGATACGTTCGTATATATTCCTGCTTTTATACTTGCTTCTGAATGTGCGTTTAAAAAAGTGTGGTGTTTGTTTTTCCATATTTTTTTAAGATTATTATTCATACCCATAGCATTTATAACTTCTGAATTTCTTAAATTCATATCTATAAGGCGCATCTCATTTTTATATGTGTCGTTTGACTTTTTAAGTCCGTCTTTAGTAGCTTTTTCATTTAGTAAAGCTACTCCAAAAAGTATTATAGCAGCAGCTATAGCAAACCATCCATACCATGGATGAAATACAAATAAAATAGCTATATACACAGGCATCCAAGGAGCGTCCAAAAATGCGAATATCCCGTTTGTGCTCATATACTGTTTTATAGCATTTAGATCGCCCATAGCTTGAGAAGTTACTCTACCAGGAACTCTGCTTGCTAGTTTAAATATAGCATCATATATTCTATCTG is from Campylobacter fetus subsp. testudinum 03-427 and encodes:
- the sapF gene encoding type I secretion system, outer membrane protein, TolC family (Pfam matches to PF02321.14 OEP, and to PF02321.14 OEP), with the protein product MKTKIVIMALLPICIFANDISLSTAYELALSNDEEVKASMYENLASSERRKQATSSMLPSIDAQILYNGERYDKSSGRYGKERMDETFTKYGVTLTQPLFRPELWYQRKQEVLRESGYSIVYDGSKQGLAKKVAEAYFKLAYANESLKLAKSYESANKAKYDQMQKSLDMGLTNKMDTLEAKVRYDEAILDVNKALRQIEVAKLSLAKYVGEEVGVKNSFENMDLEFFSNLNLSQYENIFANLDYKQSEISTQIATEEKNKRMTGVLPTVDFSVGFSNSDYKDDARFGDEDNKVETMIRFTMPLFKSGLTIERIQEGELLKMSSMSKQLDMQKKVAIEQKQAISDFRNYLQETNIVRNSLEHARVYEQAIERGYEEGLKNIVDLLDARARVYKTKADALNAGYQLILGYLNLEYLIGNISIDTIRNLERAFNY
- the sapE gene encoding type I secretion system, membrane fusion protein, HlyD family (Pfam matches to PF13437.2 HlyD_3, and to PF13533.2 Biotin_lipoyl_2); amino-acid sequence: MVLKSESGTVKLGLFVIFLLVGIFGVWMGTAPLNSAVVAPGQVSVLSNKKVIQHLEGGVVDKIYVKDGDVVKKGQVLIEIKNARLNSELDIVKSEYLQTSVLVSRLEAQRDNKDQIEFSDDVKSYPDFESASKGQISIFNEQNKLLKDETTILNQRIDQLRKQIEGTNAIVDAKKQRVESLNEETKEWERLFKEQLTDKIRLRDIQREKTAAGGEIASGISDIAKLNVQITETKQQILFRERTFKEDILKKYEEAKLKLTDLGARLRALDDQQDRALVKAPVDGIVVELVTHTIGGVVRPGEAIMSIVPDDSDYIMEAKMHVTDIDKIHIGLPADIRFSAFNSKTAHVIEGEVTYVSADTLKDSHGNPYYEIKAKLTKQGIEEVKKNGFFLVPGMPAEIIVKTGERTVLSYIIKPFTDMFQRAFNED
- the sapD gene encoding type I secretion system, ABC transporter, ATP-binding/permease components (Pfam matches to PF00005.23 ABC_tran, and to PF00664.19 ABC_membrane), with protein sequence MRANEPKISELKETIKKSKNCIIYAAVFSFFVNLLMLTPPLYMLQLYDRVVTSRSESTLFFLTLIVLFLFITMAIFEILRSKILIVFGNQIDLNLTDRIYDAIFKLASRVPGRVTSQAMGDLNAIKQYMSTNGIFAFLDAPWMPVYIAILFVFHPWYGWFAIAAAIILFGVALLNEKATKDGLKKSNDTYKNEMRLIDMNLRNSEVINAMGMNNNLKKIWKNKHHTFLNAHSEASIKAGIYTNVSKAIRVTSQSMMLGLGAYLVLKMEVSPGMMIAGSILLGRALAPLDILIASWKSYKNTKESYERLDKFLHDFPVEKDKLSLPDPRGDIACEAISLIPPSAKQPSLIGVSFTLDAGDMCAIIGPSAAGKSSLARAMLGIWPVAHGVVRVDSADINQYYSDALGGFVGYLPQDVELFEGTIAENIARFGELDSTAVVEAAKSANVHDMILRLPDGYDTKIGLGGMSLSGGQRQRVALARALYKNPKIIVLDEPNASLDEEGERALYAALLAMKGKATIILITHKLNVLQAVDKIAVLNAGQLVYFGERDAVLAKLSSSAAPATKQVKTAAASISLDDAKEDE